The Stenotrophomonas rhizophila genome has a window encoding:
- a CDS encoding carboxymuconolactone decarboxylase family protein has product MTQRLDYQQQSPELTKKLMELSMAEAKSSIEASIRHLVHIRASQLNGCAFCVDMHVKQATIHGESALRLHHVAIWRESNLFTPRERASLAWTEALTCIPSQGVPTELYERVRGQLSENEISDLTFVIAGINAWNRINVAFLAVPGSFDKAWGLDKAGLSVAPAVAQ; this is encoded by the coding sequence ATGACCCAACGTCTCGACTACCAGCAGCAGTCCCCCGAGCTGACCAAGAAGCTCATGGAACTCAGCATGGCTGAAGCAAAGAGCTCCATCGAAGCGTCCATCCGCCACCTTGTGCATATCCGCGCCTCGCAGCTCAACGGCTGCGCGTTCTGCGTCGATATGCACGTCAAGCAGGCCACCATCCACGGTGAAAGCGCACTGCGGCTTCACCACGTGGCCATCTGGCGTGAATCCAACCTGTTCACGCCGCGCGAGCGTGCGAGCCTGGCGTGGACCGAGGCGCTGACCTGCATTCCGAGTCAGGGCGTGCCGACCGAACTGTATGAGCGCGTTCGCGGTCAGCTTTCTGAGAACGAGATCTCCGATCTCACCTTCGTGATCGCGGGCATCAACGCGTGGAACCGCATCAACGTGGCTTTCCTCGCTGTCCCCGGTTCCTTCGACAAGGCATGGGGACTGGACAAGGCGGGCCTGT
- a CDS encoding SDR family oxidoreductase, translating to MNDRIPARRMGAAEERASAAIFLASSESSFVNGAELRVDGGSTCLGAAVAETWSIGRHLPCRMGGDPPSLADGGSIGGNSCSWRSSHRSGWRVPRKEEQADTGRHLT from the coding sequence ATGAATGATCGGATCCCGGCAAGACGCATGGGCGCGGCGGAAGAACGGGCCAGTGCCGCAATCTTCCTTGCCTCGAGTGAGAGCAGCTTCGTCAATGGCGCCGAACTGCGCGTCGACGGCGGCAGTACTTGTCTTGGGGCTGCCGTAGCGGAAACCTGGTCGATAGGACGCCACCTGCCTTGCCGGATGGGTGGCGATCCGCCCAGTCTTGCTGATGGAGGCTCGATAGGGGGCAATTCCTGTTCATGGCGCTCATCCCATCGGTCGGGTTGGAGGGTCCCACGTAAGGAAGAACAGGCGGATACCGGGCGTCATCTCACTTAG
- a CDS encoding LysR substrate-binding domain-containing protein translates to MTKLLSLEARKIAALARSSAAPMRLAGIRSFIACRKAGRTSVQANGRVGLDTGAALRASALAGVGVAHLTRCSVQDDLDHGTLVQVLPSQRLPGLPLQSIHAFGRMLPARVRLLTDFVAAEMRELLRA, encoded by the coding sequence TTGACGAAGCTGCTCTCACTCGAGGCAAGGAAGATTGCGGCACTGGCCCGTTCTTCCGCCGCGCCCATGCGTCTTGCCGGGATCCGATCATTCATTGCCTGCAGGAAGGCAGGGCGCACCAGTGTGCAGGCGAACGGTCGAGTGGGCCTGGATACCGGCGCAGCACTGCGGGCATCGGCCCTGGCGGGTGTGGGCGTGGCGCACCTCACCCGCTGCTCCGTTCAGGACGACCTGGACCACGGCACGTTGGTTCAGGTGCTGCCATCGCAGCGCCTGCCTGGCTTGCCCTTGCAGTCCATCCATGCCTTTGGCCGTATGCTGCCGGCGCGCGTTCGGCTGCTCACCGACTTCGTCGCAGCTGAGATGCGCGAGCTCCTGAGAGCCTGA
- a CDS encoding AraC family transcriptional regulator has translation MINLMNDSMAELRSIVTRAGDRWTETGIPRVAMVHAEACASQVYQPMLHLVLQGSKTLSIGDQLRRYEAGTYFIVPVDIPATGQIFPGEGGQAYMATSLTLEPAIIASISGGAEAAPATWRAACFAPTQASSEMTDAWLRMMRLVDRPGDREVMAPLIEREILFRALQGPLGGALREISQPDGRLFQIRRAIQWIRENFSKPFRVEPLAAMADMSVAAFYRHFRSVTAMTPIQYQKRLRLLRARWLLLFEPRDAASIAFEVGYESASQFSREYARLFGLPPSRDAARFRAGEYADPISPAA, from the coding sequence ATGATCAACCTCATGAACGATTCAATGGCTGAGCTGCGCTCGATCGTCACGCGGGCGGGGGACAGATGGACCGAGACAGGCATCCCAAGGGTCGCCATGGTTCACGCTGAAGCCTGCGCCAGTCAGGTTTACCAACCGATGCTCCATCTGGTCCTGCAAGGCTCAAAGACACTATCGATCGGCGATCAGCTGCGCCGCTACGAGGCAGGAACGTATTTCATCGTCCCCGTTGATATTCCGGCCACGGGACAGATCTTTCCAGGAGAAGGCGGGCAGGCCTACATGGCAACCAGTCTCACCTTGGAACCCGCCATCATCGCGAGCATATCGGGCGGCGCAGAAGCGGCGCCCGCGACGTGGCGAGCGGCTTGTTTCGCCCCGACGCAAGCGTCATCGGAGATGACCGACGCTTGGCTGCGCATGATGCGCCTGGTTGACCGCCCTGGCGATAGGGAAGTCATGGCGCCTCTGATTGAGAGAGAGATCCTGTTCAGAGCCCTGCAGGGACCTCTTGGCGGTGCACTGCGTGAGATCTCCCAGCCAGATGGTCGCCTGTTTCAGATCCGCAGAGCGATCCAATGGATCCGCGAGAACTTCTCCAAGCCATTTCGAGTGGAGCCGCTGGCCGCGATGGCCGACATGAGTGTCGCCGCCTTCTATCGCCATTTCAGGTCTGTTACGGCCATGACACCCATCCAGTACCAAAAGCGGCTTCGCCTTCTTAGGGCGCGATGGTTGCTGCTGTTCGAGCCTCGCGACGCTGCGTCGATTGCATTTGAAGTCGGGTATGAAAGCGCCTCACAGTTCAGCCGTGAGTACGCACGGCTCTTCGGCCTACCACCTTCCCGCGACGCTGCCCGTTTCCGGGCAGGTGAATATGCTGACCCCATCAGCCCAGCAGCGTAA
- a CDS encoding glucose 1-dehydrogenase produces the protein MKLDGKIAVVTGGSKGIGAGIAKALAAEGATVVVNYASSRSDAERVVAEIELRGGKALAAQADMSNSADVVNLFSTVRSEYGRLDILVNNAGVAVFEMIEDLTEDAFHKQFNLNVLGYLLAIREASKLFGSSGSIINISSILSTDPYLASSVYAATKGAVDTLTFALAREMGGRGIRVNSILPGHTNTPGTSGNFTGELGKKLLAGTPLGRFGEPEDIARLAVFLASDDANWVTGESIRSSGGVRGVGY, from the coding sequence ATGAAACTAGACGGAAAAATTGCTGTCGTCACCGGCGGCTCGAAAGGCATTGGCGCCGGAATAGCGAAGGCCCTTGCCGCAGAAGGCGCGACAGTGGTGGTGAACTACGCCTCCAGTAGAAGTGACGCAGAACGTGTCGTTGCCGAGATCGAGCTCCGCGGGGGTAAAGCGCTGGCAGCGCAGGCCGACATGAGCAATTCTGCAGACGTGGTCAACCTGTTCAGCACGGTGAGATCCGAGTACGGTCGCCTGGATATCCTGGTCAACAACGCCGGTGTGGCAGTCTTTGAGATGATCGAAGACCTGACCGAAGATGCGTTTCACAAGCAGTTCAATCTGAACGTACTGGGGTATCTGCTGGCCATTCGCGAGGCGTCAAAGCTGTTTGGTTCCTCAGGCAGCATCATCAATATCAGCTCGATCCTCAGTACCGACCCGTACTTGGCGTCCAGCGTGTACGCGGCTACCAAAGGCGCGGTGGATACCCTGACGTTTGCCCTCGCGCGCGAGATGGGTGGGCGCGGAATCCGGGTCAACTCCATTCTGCCAGGCCATACGAACACCCCGGGAACCAGTGGCAATTTCACCGGCGAGCTTGGTAAGAAGCTCTTGGCAGGCACGCCACTCGGCCGTTTCGGCGAGCCGGAAGACATTGCGCGGCTCGCTGTGTTCCTTGCATCAGATGATGCGAATTGGGTTACCGGCGAATCGATCCGGTCATCCGGTGGCGTGCGTGGCGTTGGCTACTGA
- a CDS encoding AraC family transcriptional regulator has product MVQGEIPEHALAAVYEPMINLILQGSKSMTVGEKTLEYDPATYFIMSVDLPAVGAVHPASTGEPYLAVSLTLDLGIIAALLCDTTDAATGRGEPSTQTEAFNVAAVTPELMDAWVRMLRLMERPGEIPALAPAYEREILYRVLQGPHGCMLRQLATPDSALARISSAIQRIRSDYAKPLRIAALAEQVAMSESAFHRHFKSATALSPLQYQKQLRLLQARQILATRGTSVTAAALDVGYESPTQFTREYARAFGLPPSQDAARMVASRRG; this is encoded by the coding sequence ATGGTGCAGGGCGAGATCCCGGAGCATGCCCTGGCGGCCGTGTACGAGCCGATGATCAACCTGATCCTGCAGGGAAGCAAATCCATGACGGTGGGTGAGAAGACCCTCGAGTACGACCCGGCCACGTACTTCATCATGTCCGTGGACCTGCCGGCGGTGGGTGCGGTGCACCCGGCCAGCACCGGCGAGCCGTACCTGGCGGTGAGCCTCACGCTGGACCTTGGCATCATCGCTGCGCTGTTGTGCGACACCACCGATGCCGCCACCGGGCGCGGCGAGCCCTCGACCCAGACCGAGGCCTTCAACGTCGCCGCCGTCACCCCCGAACTGATGGATGCGTGGGTACGCATGCTGCGCCTGATGGAACGCCCCGGCGAGATACCTGCGCTGGCCCCGGCCTACGAGCGCGAGATCCTCTACCGCGTGCTGCAGGGACCACACGGATGCATGCTGCGGCAGCTGGCCACGCCGGATTCGGCGCTGGCGCGAATCAGCAGCGCCATCCAGCGCATCCGCAGCGACTATGCCAAACCGCTGCGCATCGCCGCTCTGGCCGAACAGGTGGCAATGAGCGAGTCTGCGTTCCACCGCCACTTCAAGTCCGCCACCGCGCTGAGCCCGCTTCAGTACCAGAAGCAGCTGCGCCTGCTGCAGGCCCGTCAGATTCTGGCGACGCGCGGAACCAGCGTTACCGCAGCCGCGCTTGATGTGGGCTATGAGAGCCCCACCCAGTTCACCCGCGAGTACGCGCGTGCTTTCGGTCTGCCGCCCTCGCAGGATGCGGCGCGAATGGTCGCGAGTCGGCGCGGTTAA
- a CDS encoding SDR family NAD(P)-dependent oxidoreductase, translating into MKHVLITGGSRGIGASAALHCAQRGMGVILTYNAQPHAAQQVVERIQAEGGTAVALQLDVGNTGSFAAFAANVKDTLQRTWGASALDGLVNNAGFGLFNPIETVTEEQFDGLFNVHLKGPFFLTQALLPLLGTGASIVNVTSATTRVATAGVAPYAAFKGGLEVLTRYMAKEFGERRIRVNAVAPGAIRTELGGGLNDEFEALLASQTALGRVGEPDDVGRVIAGLLGEEQAWVNAQTIEVAGGYNI; encoded by the coding sequence ATGAAACACGTACTGATCACCGGCGGCAGCCGTGGCATTGGTGCCAGCGCCGCGTTGCACTGCGCGCAGCGCGGCATGGGCGTCATCCTCACCTACAACGCCCAGCCGCATGCTGCCCAGCAGGTGGTGGAGCGTATCCAGGCAGAAGGCGGCACGGCAGTGGCCCTGCAGCTGGACGTGGGCAATACCGGAAGCTTTGCGGCGTTTGCCGCGAACGTGAAGGACACCCTGCAGCGAACCTGGGGCGCCTCCGCGCTGGATGGCCTGGTGAACAACGCCGGCTTCGGGCTGTTCAATCCGATCGAGACGGTGACCGAGGAACAGTTCGACGGCCTGTTCAACGTGCACCTGAAGGGGCCGTTCTTCCTCACGCAGGCACTGCTGCCGCTGCTGGGTACTGGCGCGAGCATCGTCAACGTCACCAGCGCCACCACACGTGTGGCCACCGCCGGGGTGGCGCCCTACGCCGCCTTCAAGGGCGGGCTGGAAGTGCTCACCCGCTATATGGCCAAGGAGTTCGGCGAGCGCCGCATCCGCGTCAACGCGGTCGCGCCCGGGGCGATCCGCACCGAGCTGGGCGGCGGGCTCAATGATGAATTCGAAGCCCTGCTGGCCTCACAGACGGCACTGGGCCGGGTAGGTGAGCCGGACGACGTGGGCCGCGTCATTGCCGGGCTGCTCGGTGAAGAGCAGGCCTGGGTCAATGCGCAGACCATTGAAGTTGCAGGCGGCTACAACATCTAG
- a CDS encoding VOC family protein: protein MLDHIFLTVTDTTRSVAFYTAALAPLGIVNRLDYDGRQGPPGHPDLKGFGAGGRVFFWLRQGVAGAQAAHVGFVGDSRAMVDAAHAAAMAAGASEIHPPGPQLHYDPRYYAAQVRDPDGYSLEFVYKSWQHGHE from the coding sequence ATGCTCGACCACATTTTCCTCACTGTCACCGACACCACCCGCTCAGTCGCGTTCTACACGGCGGCGCTGGCCCCGCTGGGCATCGTCAACCGGCTCGACTACGACGGCCGGCAGGGTCCACCCGGCCACCCGGACCTGAAGGGCTTCGGCGCAGGCGGCCGGGTCTTCTTCTGGCTGCGGCAGGGCGTGGCGGGGGCGCAGGCGGCGCATGTTGGCTTCGTGGGAGATTCCAGGGCGATGGTCGATGCAGCGCATGCCGCGGCGATGGCCGCCGGCGCCAGCGAGATTCATCCGCCGGGCCCGCAGCTGCACTACGACCCGCGCTACTACGCCGCGCAGGTGCGCGATCCGGATGGCTACAGCCTGGAGTTCGTCTACAAGAGCTGGCAGCACGGCCATGAATGA
- a CDS encoding nuclear transport factor 2 family protein, giving the protein MNDVTASHPLKATVVAFINATNAFDIDRALALFSTKAVIDDPSTGCTFNKHAGVRDYLEKYFVGYHTLTRLLSLEGLGDARARARVDFTGDFGHEIGILLVAMDSAGRISRIDASLE; this is encoded by the coding sequence ATGAATGACGTCACTGCATCGCACCCCCTGAAGGCCACGGTGGTGGCCTTCATCAACGCGACGAACGCGTTCGATATCGATCGCGCCCTGGCGTTGTTCAGCACGAAGGCAGTGATCGATGACCCGTCCACCGGGTGCACCTTCAACAAGCACGCCGGTGTGCGCGACTATCTGGAAAAGTACTTCGTGGGTTACCACACGCTTACCCGGCTGCTTTCGCTGGAAGGTCTTGGCGATGCGCGTGCACGGGCCCGGGTCGACTTTACCGGCGACTTCGGTCACGAGATCGGAATTCTTCTAGTGGCCATGGATTCCGCAGGCCGCATCTCCCGCATTGACGCCTCACTCGAATAG
- a CDS encoding saccharopine dehydrogenase family protein, which yields MKTLMIYGASGYTGRMAAAHAKEAGLKLVLAGRDEAPLQALAKRLGVQYRVFALDNAGDVDYGLQDIAVLLNCAGPFAHTAGALMEACLRAGVHYLDIAAELDSYQLAERHDVSATTAGVMLMPGSGGSVAMLGSLAARAVERVPSPVSIRIALHVAGSMSRGSALSASQHVTATCLMRKDDVLTPRAPDELRDLDFGKGPLSCFPVTLPDLITIARQTGVGDIETYVHVSGSAFPEGGIEALPDGPTAQERADNRYQAAVEVVGADGAITRAVLDTVNGYSFTPLAAIVAARRVLAGEAHPGFQTPVGVFGSGFAETIADTRITFIDPATPATR from the coding sequence ATGAAAACATTGATGATCTACGGTGCATCCGGCTACACCGGGCGCATGGCTGCAGCGCACGCGAAAGAAGCTGGGTTGAAGCTGGTATTGGCAGGGCGCGACGAGGCCCCGCTGCAGGCGCTGGCCAAACGCCTTGGCGTGCAGTACCGCGTGTTTGCGCTGGATAACGCTGGCGATGTGGACTACGGGTTACAGGACATCGCGGTGCTGCTCAACTGCGCTGGGCCGTTCGCGCATACCGCAGGAGCACTGATGGAGGCTTGCCTGCGCGCTGGCGTCCACTACCTGGATATTGCCGCAGAGCTGGACAGTTACCAGCTGGCGGAGCGCCATGACGTGAGCGCCACCACGGCCGGTGTCATGCTGATGCCGGGTAGCGGCGGCAGCGTGGCGATGCTTGGCAGCCTGGCCGCGCGTGCGGTGGAGCGTGTGCCGTCACCGGTATCCATCCGTATCGCCCTGCATGTAGCGGGGTCGATGTCACGCGGATCGGCGCTCAGTGCCAGCCAGCACGTAACGGCCACGTGCCTGATGCGAAAGGATGATGTACTCACACCGCGTGCGCCGGACGAGCTGCGCGACCTCGATTTCGGCAAAGGCCCATTGAGCTGTTTCCCGGTGACGCTGCCTGATCTGATCACCATCGCCAGGCAGACCGGCGTTGGCGATATCGAAACCTACGTGCATGTCTCCGGCAGCGCGTTCCCCGAAGGCGGGATCGAAGCACTGCCGGATGGACCCACCGCGCAGGAGCGTGCCGACAACCGGTACCAGGCAGCGGTAGAGGTGGTCGGCGCGGACGGTGCCATCACCCGCGCAGTGCTGGACACCGTGAACGGCTACAGCTTCACACCCCTGGCCGCGATCGTGGCTGCGCGCCGTGTGCTGGCAGGGGAGGCGCACCCGGGCTTCCAGACGCCTGTAGGTGTATTCGGAAGCGGATTCGCTGAGACCATCGCAGACACCCGTATCACCTTCATTGACCCAGCCACCCCCGCGACTCGCTAA
- a CDS encoding nuclear transport factor 2 family protein yields MSLRQNTPDSLHDTLAVVDTLYRFAAGIDLRDRALLSSAFTEDAISDFRPAGAKAGFEYPVLQGRETIVEALSTSLSGLDTSHSFSNPRVVVDGNTARVDVLVEAQHVSSVDGARQYLMKNRYDVVLARRDAGWEIKHVIVDNVWRTGDPSVLAGI; encoded by the coding sequence ATGTCATTGCGCCAAAACACCCCCGATAGCCTTCACGACACACTGGCCGTGGTCGACACGCTGTACCGCTTCGCTGCAGGTATCGACCTACGCGACCGCGCGCTGCTTTCGTCGGCCTTTACAGAAGACGCCATCTCCGATTTCCGTCCCGCCGGCGCAAAAGCGGGCTTCGAATACCCCGTGCTGCAGGGGCGGGAAACCATCGTGGAGGCGCTGTCCACGTCGCTCAGCGGCCTCGATACTTCCCACTCCTTCAGCAACCCGAGGGTGGTGGTGGACGGCAATACGGCGCGGGTGGACGTGCTGGTCGAAGCGCAGCACGTATCGAGCGTCGATGGCGCACGCCAGTACCTGATGAAGAACCGCTATGACGTTGTTCTGGCCCGCCGCGACGCGGGGTGGGAGATCAAGCATGTGATCGTCGACAACGTCTGGCGGACGGGTGATCCGAGCGTGCTCGCTGGGATCTGA
- a CDS encoding DUF4279 domain-containing protein, producing the protein MGEPDQSLATLRFFGDELIPDEISALLGASPTVSYQKGQELIGSRTGIKRITKTGSWRLNAAERKPEDLESQIFEILQQLTRDLSIWASLARFEPNLYCGLFMGSSNDGMGLSAEALLALGQRGIALGLEIYDHDDEESTAQSGRVDDSSIFGVCGLL; encoded by the coding sequence ATGGGAGAACCAGATCAATCCCTGGCAACACTACGGTTCTTCGGGGACGAGCTCATCCCCGACGAGATCAGCGCCCTGCTGGGGGCGAGTCCAACGGTGTCGTATCAAAAAGGCCAGGAGCTTATCGGCAGCCGCACCGGGATCAAGCGCATCACCAAGACCGGAAGTTGGAGGCTCAACGCGGCTGAGCGTAAACCGGAAGACCTGGAAAGCCAGATCTTCGAGATCCTCCAGCAACTTACCCGGGATCTCAGCATCTGGGCTTCATTGGCGCGGTTTGAACCCAACCTCTACTGCGGCCTTTTCATGGGTAGTAGCAATGACGGGATGGGGCTCTCTGCAGAAGCGCTACTTGCCCTTGGTCAACGTGGAATTGCACTCGGGCTGGAAATCTATGATCACGATGACGAAGAGTCCACTGCCCAATCTGGGCGCGTCGATGATTCTTCTATTTTTGGGGTATGCGGGCTCTTGTAG
- a CDS encoding LysR family transcriptional regulator, producing MDLLALADFNLVARHGGFGRAARAADRPKATLSRRVAELEASLGVRLFERGSHTLKLTEEGRALFERTETLLTELDEAATSIASGGDTPRGRLRVSAPMLFSQMALGRIAAEFVKRYPQVRLDVTTEDRAVDMVEEGYDLVIRVNPDPDERLVGRVLIRDRLVAVAHPDLPLPAMGETAPAVFRPSGDATGWDVVTPRGEIRIAVDPVLRLGALTMVRDAVRAGTGAAMLPFSLVADELREGALVSWGDAKAPPIEIWALYPSRRLLSSRVSALLDLLKESFPEGQAEELAAFAGGGR from the coding sequence ATGGACCTGCTGGCCTTGGCCGACTTCAACCTGGTGGCGCGCCACGGCGGATTTGGCCGCGCCGCGCGCGCAGCGGACCGCCCCAAGGCAACACTCTCGCGCCGCGTGGCTGAGCTGGAGGCCAGCCTGGGGGTGCGGCTGTTCGAGCGTGGCTCGCACACGCTGAAGCTCACCGAGGAGGGCCGGGCCCTGTTCGAGCGCACCGAGACGCTGCTTACCGAACTGGACGAAGCGGCTACGTCCATTGCCTCAGGTGGCGACACGCCCCGGGGGCGGCTGCGCGTAAGCGCACCGATGCTGTTTTCGCAGATGGCGCTGGGCAGGATTGCCGCCGAATTCGTGAAGCGCTACCCACAGGTGCGGCTCGATGTCACCACCGAAGACCGCGCCGTGGACATGGTGGAAGAAGGCTATGACCTGGTGATAAGGGTCAATCCGGACCCGGATGAGCGGCTGGTGGGGCGGGTGCTGATCCGGGACCGCCTGGTGGCGGTAGCGCACCCGGACCTGCCCCTGCCCGCGATGGGCGAGACGGCGCCTGCGGTGTTCCGGCCGTCCGGCGATGCCACCGGCTGGGACGTGGTGACGCCGAGAGGCGAGATACGTATCGCGGTGGATCCGGTGCTGCGCCTGGGCGCACTTACCATGGTGCGCGATGCCGTTCGTGCAGGCACCGGCGCGGCGATGCTGCCCTTCTCGCTGGTTGCCGACGAACTCAGGGAGGGTGCATTGGTGTCGTGGGGAGATGCAAAGGCCCCGCCCATCGAGATATGGGCGCTGTACCCGTCGCGACGGCTGCTCAGCTCAAGGGTGTCGGCGCTGCTCGACCTGCTCAAAGAATCCTTCCCCGAGGGTCAGGCGGAGGAGCTGGCCGCCTTCGCAGGCGGGGGCCGCTGA